The genomic interval GCCGCCGATGTCCCCAGTGCGCTCTTCGCCTGTTCGGCCAGGCCCTTAAAGCCGGCTGGATCTTTCACTGCGAGATCCGCCAGGATCTTGCGGTCCAGTTCGACTCCGCTCTTTTTCAGGCCGCTGATAAATCGGCTGTAGCTGAGCCCGTGCTGTTTGGCGGCGGCGCCGATGCGCACGATCCAGATGGAGCGGAACTGGCGCTTTTTCTGCTTGCGTCCGGAGTAGGCAAACTTGAGGGCGCGCTCTACAGACTCTTTGGCGGAGCGGTAGAGCTTGGATTTTGTGAGGTAATAACCGCTGGCGCGCTCTAATATCTTTTTGCGGCGCGCGCAGCGCTTGGTTCCACGTTTTACGCGGGGCATGGTGTTTCTCCTTTTTCTACTTCAATTTTCGCGGCTGGAGGCAAGGTATGCCTCTTCACACGCGTAGAGCATTCAGCACTCAGCATTCAGCCAAGACATAGTATCCAAGGCCGAAGCGGGCCGCATAACCGTCAGCATTTACCGAGATTGCCTCTTTAAGCTGAGGCTGAGTGCTGAATGCTGACGGCTGACTGCTTCTTTAATACGGAATCATCCGCTTGATTTTAGGTGCGTCGGCCGGGTCCACCAGCTTGCTCTTATCGTTCTGGCGCTTGCGCTTGGTGGGCTTCGAGGTCAGGATGTGACGCGACATGGCATGCGCGCGCTTGATCTTGCCCGTGGCCGTCTTTTTAAAGCGCTTGGCGGCGCCTTTGTGAGTTTTGAGTTTCGGCATTTTTACTTTCCTTCAAAAATTATTCTTCGCCTCAGCGCACAATTGCGCGCTGCAAGGCGAGCTTGCAACCAATTACTTTCTGCAGCTTATTCTGAAACCAGTTCTGAAAACCAGAAATTCTTCGGAGTCCTTACGGCTTCCTACTGTTGCTGCGGCTGCTGTGGTGCTTGAGGCTTGGGCGGCTTAGGCATCGATTCAGCCTTCTTCGGCGCCAGGATGGCGTGCATGGTGTTGCCTTCCATGCGCGGCGCAAATTCCACCACGGCTTTTTCGCTGACATCACGAATCAGCCGGTCAATCATGTCACGACCCAAATTGCGGTGCGCCATTTCGCGCCCGCGGAAGCGCAGGCTGGCCTTTACCTTGTCGCCCTCGGCCAGGAAGCGCAGCACGTGGTTCTTTTTGGTCTCGTAGTCATGGTCGTCAACGTTGATGCTGAACTTGACTTCCTTGACGGTGATGACCTTCTGCTTCTTCTTGGCCGCCCGTTCCTTTTTCTCTTGCTCGTAAAGGAACTTGCCGTAGTCCATGATCTTGCAGACCGGCGGGACGGCGTTCGGAGAAATTTCAACCAGGTCGAGGCCGCGCTCGCGCGCCTTTTTAATCGCCTCGAAAGGCGGCATGATTCCGAGCTGTCCGCTCTCGTCGTCAATCACTCGCACCTCGCGGGCACGAATGCGTTCGTTCATCCGGATAAATCGCTTATCTATGCAGCCCTCCAGGAATCTGAACTGGAATTTCGATTATAGCAAAGCCGGAGGGAATCTTCTCTCTGTGAGTGGCCTGCGGACATAGTTGCACTCAGCCGGAACAAAAATAAAGTTCACCACAGAGACACCGAGAAAAGCAAGGACTCTGGCCCTGTCGCCTAAAAGAGAGTCGCTTCTCCTCGCAACCCATCTTCCGTCAGCGCCGTAATTCTCGAATCAATCCACTGATTGGCGCCGTGATTCCCGTTCAACCGCAACTTGATGAAATTATCGGTCAAAGCTTCAGTACAGCCTTCGTCTTCGCTGGGGGTGGAGAGCGTGATCGCGCGCAGGCTCGCG from Terriglobales bacterium carries:
- the rplT gene encoding 50S ribosomal protein L20 codes for the protein MPRVKRGTKRCARRKKILERASGYYLTKSKLYRSAKESVERALKFAYSGRKQKKRQFRSIWIVRIGAAAKQHGLSYSRFISGLKKSGVELDRKILADLAVKDPAGFKGLAEQAKSALGTSAA
- the rpmI gene encoding 50S ribosomal protein L35; translation: MPKLKTHKGAAKRFKKTATGKIKRAHAMSRHILTSKPTKRKRQNDKSKLVDPADAPKIKRMIPY
- the infC gene encoding translation initiation factor IF-3, whose protein sequence is MNERIRAREVRVIDDESGQLGIMPPFEAIKKARERGLDLVEISPNAVPPVCKIMDYGKFLYEQEKKERAAKKKQKVITVKEVKFSINVDDHDYETKKNHVLRFLAEGDKVKASLRFRGREMAHRNLGRDMIDRLIRDVSEKAVVEFAPRMEGNTMHAILAPKKAESMPKPPKPQAPQQPQQQ